From the Anabas testudineus chromosome 23, fAnaTes1.2, whole genome shotgun sequence genome, one window contains:
- the lrrc4.1 gene encoding leucine-rich repeat-containing protein 4, with product MSLLGRVAVHRARKAALLCVLFLMARAWSSASLALAGAAVSQGPQGCPPQCSCSNQQGKVVCTRRGLTRVPPGIPANTRHLNLMENAIEAVQADSFRHLHHLEVLQLGRNAIRQIEVGAFNGLTSLNTLELFDNRLTVVPSGAFEYLSKLRELWLRNNPIESIPSYAFNRVPSLMRLDLGELRKLEYISEGAFEGLQNLKYLNLGMCNVRGDMPNLSPLKGLEELEISENHFPEIKPGSFKGLRSLKKLWVMNSQITVIERNAFDDLTSLVELNLAHNNLSAVPHDLFSPLRYLVELHLHHNPWNCGCEAVWLARWLREYIPTNSTCCGRCHSPASMRGRQLVEVDRGEGAAVQCSAPFIADAPRDFNISAGRVAELRCRTAPMSSVRWLLPNGTILTHASSHPRISVLNDGTLNFSNVLAADTGTYTCMVSNAAGNSNASAYLNVSAAELNTSNLSYFTTVTVEVLGPTTEMPKPKTTTTTAAAAGAGVAGGGVGIGTTTTTASPSDFQPVFISTPTVLLQSTDSPPGAAKPSVVPGLQGATGKPGKSGPSLDEVMKTTKIIIGCFVAVTLLAAVMLIAFYKLRKRHQQRSTVAAARTVEIIQVDEEDLPPPASAAQETALTLPEIRDHNSIHKLDFISHKTDYSFHKPKVEYKPQPDFTLHKPKAEYTTYKPNMDFSSHKSTPDYSTHKSTPDFSLHRPKLDYSPFRQDYSTHKPKIDYSPFKPDFGTHPKAKTDYSPFKPDYGTHPRQKSDFSPFKRDYNTQPKPKHDYSPLKSDYNTQPKPKAEYSPFKPDFGTHPRPKPDYSPFKPDYNTQPKPKTDYNAPRSITDITYKPKDPYAPHKTATDYSAFKTDFSPHKADYSAFKSDFSPHTQRPKLDYSPHKVDYSPHKMEYSTLKPKYNTYKPSGHGAKWTDNNVGNSLPRTLPSTITAMAEPFIIKTHNKEKVQETQI from the coding sequence ATGAGTCTCCTGGGGCGGGTAGCTGTGCATCGTGCCAGGAAAGCCGCCCTGCTCTGTGTACTCTTCCTGATGGCGCGAGCGTGGAGCAGCGCCTCCCTGGCCTTGGCGGGGGCGGCGGTGTCTCAAGGACCCCAGGGCTGTCCACCGCAGTGTTCCTGCAGTAATCAGCAGGGGAAGGTGGTGTGCACCCGACGTGGCCTCACCCGTGTGCCCCCCGGCATTCCTGCCAACACGCGACATCTCAATCTAATGGAAAACGCCATTGAGGCGGTGCAGGCTGACTCTTTCCGCCACCTGCACCACCTTGAGGTGCTCCAGCTTGGGCGAAATGCCATACGACAGATTGAGGTGGGCGCGTTTAATGGACTCACCAGCCTCAACACACTTGAGCTGTTTGATAACCGCTTGACAGTGGTGCCCAGTGGGGCCTTTGAGTACCTTTCCAAACTAAGAGAACTGTGGCTGAGGAACAACCCAATTGAGAGTATCCCTTCCTATGCCTTCAACCGGGTTCCCTCTCTCATGCGACTGGACCTCGGAGAATTAAGAAAATTGGAGTACATTTCAGAAGGAGCTTTTGAGGGCCTGCAAAATCTCAAGTACCTCAACCTGGGCATGTGCAATGTAAGAGGTGATATGCCAAACCTGAGTCCCCTTAAGGGCCTGGAAGAGTTGGAGATTTCTGAAAATCACTTCCCAGAGATAAAGCCAGGCTCCTTCAAAGGCCTGCGTTCACTGAAAAAGCTATGGGTGATGAACTCACAAATCACAGTGATAGAGCGCAACGCTTTTGATGACTTAACTTCACTGGTGGAGCTTAATCTCGCCCACAATAATCTGAGCGCTGTGCCACACGACCTGTTCTCCCCGCTCAGGTACCTAGTGGAGCTCCATCTCCACCATAACCCTTGGAACTGTGGCTGTGAGGCTGTATGGTTAGCACGCTGGCTTAGAGAGTACATCCCTACTAACTCAACTTGCTGTGGACGTTGTCATTCACCTGCCAGCATGCGAGGTCGGCAGTTGGTTGAGGTGGACCGAGGCGAGGGTGCTGCCGTTCAGTGTTCTGCCCCATTCATTGCTGACGCACCACGGGACTTTAACATCTCAGCAGGGCGAGTAGCTGAGCTTCGTTGCCGCACAGCCCCAATGTCTTCAGTGCGCTGGCTCCTACCCAATGGGACTATCCTGACACATGCCTCTAGTCACCCAAGAATATCAGTGCTCAATGATGGTACCCTTAATTTCTCAAATGTACTGGCAGCAGACACGGGCACCTACACTTGCATGGTGTCCAATGCAGCTGGGAATTCAAATGCCTCGGCCTACCTCAATGTGAGTGCAGCTGAGCTCAATACATCCAACTTGAGTTACTTCACCACAGTGACTGTGGAGGTCTTGGGGCCAACCACTGAGATGCCCAAACCTAAAACCaccacaaccacagctgctgctgcaggagccGGGGTAGCAGGAGGAGGAGTAGGCATAggaacaacaactacaactgccTCTCCTTCAGACTTTCAGCCAGTCTTCATCTCCACACCAACTGTGCTACTGCAAAGCACAGACAGCCCGCCAGGTGCAGCTAAGCCATCTGTGGTGCCAGGACTTCAAGGTGCCACTGGAAAGCCAGGCAAGTCTGGCCCTAGCCTGGATGAAGTGATGAAGACCACCAAGATCATAATAGGCTGCTTTGTGGCAGTTACACTGTTGGCTGCTGTCATGCTCATCGCCTTCTACAAACTGAGAAAGCGGCACCAGCAGAGGAGCACAGTGGCAGCTGCCCGCACTGTGGAGATTATTCAGGTGGATGAGGAGGACCTTCCACCACCAGCGTCTGCAGCTCAAGAGACAGCTCTCACATTGCCTGAAATCCGGGACCATAACAGCATACACAAACTGGACTTTATCAGCCACAAGACTGATTACAGCTTTCACAAACCCAAGGTCGAATATAAGCCCCAGCCTGATTTCACCCTTCACAAGCCCAAGGCGGAGTATACAACTTATAAGCCAAATATGGACTTCAGTAGCCACAAATCCACCCCAGATTACAGCACTCACAAATCTACACCAGATTTTAGCCTTCATAGACCAAAGCTTGACTACAGCCCATTTAGACAGGACTACAGTACTCACAAACCTAAAATAGATTACAGTCCATTCAAACCAGACTTTGGCACTCACCCTAAAGCTAAAACGGACTACAGCCCATTTAAGCCAGATTATGGCACCCATCCTAGACAGAAATCTGACTTCAGTCCATTCAAGCGAGATTACAACACCCAACCAAAACCTAAACATGACTACAGTCCATTAAAATCAGACTACAACACACAGCCTAAACCAAAGGCTGAATACAGTCCATTCAAGCCTGACTTTGGCACTCATCCAAGACCTAAACCTGATTACAGCCCATTTAAGCCTGATTACAACACTCAGCCTAAGCCCAAAACAGACTACAATGCCCCGAGATCTATAACTGACATTACCTACAAACCCAAGGACCCTTATGCTCCTCATAAGACTGCAACTGATTACAGCGCCTTCAAGACTGACTTCAGCCCCCACAAAGCGGATTACAGCGCCTTCAAGTCTGACTTTAGTCCACACACTCAGAGACCTAAACTCGATTACAGTCCACACAAAGTGGACTACAGCCCCCATAAGATGGAATACAGCACTCTAAAGCCCAAATATAACACCTATAAACCAAGTGGGCATGGGGCTAAATGGACAGACAACAATGTTGGAAATTCTTTGCCTCGAACCTTGCCCAGCACCATCACAGCAATGGCGGAGCCCTTCATCATAAAAACTCACAACAAGGAGAAGGTACAGGAAACCCAGATTTAA